In Ananas comosus cultivar F153 linkage group 14, ASM154086v1, whole genome shotgun sequence, the genomic stretch TGTCTATAATATAgactttatttattattttttatactaaactgttattttattttttacaaatttttactttaacagTATCTATCCTCCCGTAACACGCGGGTCACTGCACTAGTTTTACATGaaagttgttaaaaaaaaggTGATTAAGTGTGACAATATATATTCAAttcattttgatataaaaaattacaaaatatataaaaataactataaagtgaaaatttttttaatatataaagatttatttttataatataaagatTCATTAAGTGTGacaatatatattcaatttatgaatatttaatatatacattttttttacaaaatatataaaaaaggatttattttacatttttttagtatttaactatTGTCTTAGATTTTGtgtaaaattatagattttttaccAACAATATAGAGATTGGCGacaaaaaaatagtttagtaatatcaacaaaaaaagaaaatagtataaagtaggaaaagaaaaaataaatctataaatataaagattaataaaatataaataatatagtaatatcttaaaaaaaatataatataacaaataaaaaataatactaaagtaCAGTATGATATACTATAATTAAGccataaataaatatgaaaaaaaaaaagtaaagaggtTCAAAACTTAGCtgaattatgaatcattttgagtGAGctatttaacttttcaaaattttgatatttctatATGAACTTTTCAACTTATTTATGGCTTAATTATAGTATATCATACTGtactttagtattattttttattactatattatataattttttttcaaacacaccattatattattatattttagcaAGATTCAATCTATGTTAGTGAGctatttaacttttcaaaattttgatatttctatATGAACTTTTCAACTTATTTAATTTCGACGGTagtttgactttaaaatttgaactcaatatttatctttataaattttattagagtaaatttaaaatttgaaattaaattatcgttcattgatttaaatcaaacaatttaaaagattagacaataatatcaaaactataaaattCCAGATAGTAGGTTCaagaataatttataataattcatataaattctatacttcataataataataataataataaaaaaaaaggttaatttcatacaaattcctataaacatagtgaataacaaatatctccctataaagttcaacttttatatgttgtctctTTAAAAGTCCTGATGTGTTCAAATACGTCTCTactgttagaatccgttagaaaaatttaattaaccatagattaaatatttaacccgaattaatttttaatatttttgtccctttatattatactattataatttttaaagggatatatttataatggcaaaattaaaaatataaatagttttttaactaataaattagaagtacatatttaaaaatattagaattgttacagtagtaatatatataaattNACCCTAGAAAACCTCAGATCCCTCCCCACTCCGACCTCCCCCCCATTCCCCTCGCCGCTCCTTCCATGGATCGCCCCGACCTAGGTTTCGACCCGCCCTTCCCCTCCCCCGCCCCCTCTCCGTTCCCCGCCATCTCCTCCCCCGCCTTGTCGAAGCCGCGGTTGACGAAGCTGCGGAAGCACCTCGGCTCCTCGCGCGCGCGGGCGACCCccgtccccgccgccgcctccgcctccgccgccgccgccgccccggccGAGCCCCCCGCGGCGGGGTTCAACCCCTTCGCTTCCGCCCCTTCCGAAGGCGGAGCCGCGGGGGCGGCGCTGCACGAGAAGCTCCGCGGCTGGCACCCGTTCAATCCGGAGCGTTCGAGCCGCCGGGATGCGAGTAGTTTTGCTTTCGGTTCGAATTCCGAGTCGAATCGAAGAGCGGATGGGGTTTCCGGCGCGTTCGTGTTCGGGGACGGTTCTGGTGGTGTTAAAGGGGAGGGTTCCGATGGCGCTGCTTTTGTTTTCGGGGCGAGTTCTTCGCCGGGATTGAATAAGGAGAATGTTGCTCCCGAAAACAAGCAGGATGATTGCGTCTTCAAGAGTGGAGTGGAGGGGAGTTGGAATTTGAGTGTGAATTCGTCCGAGAGTTTGGAAAGTACAAATCGTGGAAATGCTGAATCTCAAAAGCCGGAAGTAAATGCTTTTGCTTTTGGTGCTGATAATGATGCGTCGCAACTTGATATGAAGAACATTGAATTGGATAGAACAGTAGATGGTACATCTATTTCAGGGAAAGTAGGTGGTGGGAATGATGATGCAGCAGGTGTTTTTGTATTTGGGGTTGGTATGGGAAAACCTGCCTCGGCAACTGGTGGGTTTGATCCAGTGAGGCCAGAAAGTGCACCTTTTCTGTTTGGTATGAGCTCAAAATCGAATTCGGATGCGAAAGATGTTGAACCAAGAAACGAAAGAGAGAGATCTGGGGATTCTGATTCGGGTGTCTTTGCATTTGGAAGAAGTGGAGGTGGACATTCGGAATCAACTCAGAGCTCTTCTCTTGGTTCAGATGAGGGCTCATTTTCGAAGCTTCCTGATGAGATGAGGAAGCTGAATTTGCGGAATTCAGGCGGTGATGATGGTTATGAGAAGACAAAGCAGACCGATCAAAGGGGTAAGATGGATGAGAGCGACAAATTTGTTTCCAGTGCCAATACAAGCATTCCTAGTTCTTTTGGTGGTATTGATTCAAAAGAGTTGCCGGAGGAGATGAACAAGTTGAATATAGGAAGTGCAATATCATCTCAAAATGTGAAAAATGTATTTACATTTGGAAGCAATGCACCAAGTTCATCCGCAAACTCTGTTAAGGGTAATTCTGCTGAACCTCCAGAAGATAGCATCCATGCTGGAGGTTCTACTAATAATGGTAATCGGCTTGATGTGTTTGTTTTTGGAAGAGCTAACAATGTATCTCATAAGTATGAAGGGACTGCAGTAAGTATGCTGAATGACGATATAGAGAAGTTAAATATCAGCAGAGAAAAGGAGGATTCACCTGGCCTTTCTGAATGTGCTTATGCTTCTACTTCTACTTCTTGCAAAGCTGCTTTTCAGGCCGACAAACAGGACAGCGATGTAAAAACCAGTGCTATTCCACAGTCTGAACCAGAGAAGCCCCAAGGAGAAGCTGCGCCTTTTGTTTTCACAAGCATGCGCGAAGGTATAGAAGCAGTGAAAATGGAATTTCGAGCCACTAAAGAGGATGCTTCTGGGTTTGTTAAGGAAGGCTTGTTTTCATTCagagagaagaagggagaaGCTAAAATCagagagaagaagggagaaGCTAAAAGTACAAGAGTTACAAACAGGAGAACTAAAACGAAGAAATCTGCCCCATTCCATCAGACTTCTTCTAAACGAGGTTTTACGAGGGAAAACGGTTCCCCAGAAGATATGCAACCAGAATCTCCTGGCGGGTATTCTCCAATGGATTGTTCTCCTTATCAAGAGATTTTAGCAGATGAGCAATTTTCAAGAGAAGCTTCAGTGGCATCTGATGAGTCCGTCCAATTTTTCTCTCACTGTGCATCGAGTGAAAGACAAAAGTCTAGTTATGTAGAAGAAGATTTGGTTTCTTCAACGGAGAACTTGGTAATCAGTGAGGAAGATCGTGGTGTGGAGAATATAGATCGTATTGATAATAATTTTGTTTCCAAGTCATCTGGTATTGATGAAGCAGCACATGCACCTTTTAGTTTCAAATCAAAGGATGTTGATGTTAACAATGTCACTGCCTCCTCTGCAATGGAAGCTGAAACACATTTTACTTCTTCATccagttttgaaaattttggtgGTCTGAGCTTCACCTTTGCAACGTCACCTTTTAGTCAAGGTCCAGTATCAGCATCAAAGCgcattttcaaaaagaaaaataggagTAGAAGTCGTCAGCCTTCCCCGGCTCTTAATAGTATGTTTTCAGTTGCCAGCAA encodes the following:
- the LOC109720196 gene encoding uncharacterized protein LOC109720196; this encodes MDRPDLGFDPPFPSPAPSPFPAISSPALSKPRLTKLRKHLGSSRARATPVPAAASASAAAAAPAEPPAAGFNPFASAPSEGGAAGAALHEKLRGWHPFNPERSSRRDASSFAFGSNSESNRRADGVSGAFVFGDGSGGVKGEGSDGAAFVFGASSSPGLNKENVAPENKQDDCVFKSGVEGSWNLSVNSSESLESTNRGNAESQKPEVNAFAFGADNDASQLDMKNIELDRTVDGTSISGKVGGGNDDAAGVFVFGVGMGKPASATGGFDPVRPESAPFLFGMSSKSNSDAKDVEPRNERERSGDSDSGVFAFGRSGGGHSESTQSSSLGSDEGSFSKLPDEMRKLNLRNSGGDDGYEKTKQTDQRGKMDESDKFVSSANTSIPSSFGGIDSKELPEEMNKLNIGSAISSQNVKNVFTFGSNAPSSSANSVKGNSAEPPEDSIHAGGSTNNGNRLDVFVFGRANNVSHKYEGTAVSMLNDDIEKLNISREKEDSPGLSECAYASTSTSCKAAFQADKQDSDVKTSAIPQSEPEKPQGEAAPFVFTSMREGIEAVKMEFRATKEDASGFVKEGLFSFREKKGEAKIREKKGEAKSTRVTNRRTKTKKSAPFHQTSSKRGFTRENGSPEDMQPESPGGYSPMDCSPYQEILADEQFSREASVASDESVQFFSHCASSERQKSSYVEEDLVSSTENLVISEEDRGVENIDRIDNNFVSKSSGIDEAAHAPFSFKSKDVDVNNVTASSAMEAETHFTSSSSFENFGGLSFTFATSPFSQGPVSASKRIFKKKNRSRSRQPSPALNSMFSVASNSMQSDASQTLEGTPSVSQSVDDNKQETNETQKVVKEPIATGSASVVAQEACEKWRIRGNQAYANGLLSKAEEYYIRGINSIPPNETSGSCMRALMLCYSNRAATRMSLGRMREALSDCMAAAAIDPSFLRAQVRAANCQLALGEIEDALKNFKKCLQSNKEATLDQKILTEASEGLQKAQKVSDYMIQSEEHLLKRTSDEVSRALQLISEALTISTHSDNLMEMKAEALLMLRRYEEVIQFCEQTLDLAERNTVSCSADGQSKNVNNSEQVKCYPRLWRWRLISKSNFYLGKLEEALDLLKKHEQVEPIVDRYGKKSLDSASSFARIVRELLRLKAAGNEAFQAGRYSEAVEHYTSALSCNSESRSFAAVCFCNRAAAYQALGQITDAIADCSLAIALDASYPKAISRRATLHEMIRDYGQAANDLRRLISLLEKQIQENPPGVSGKLTSISSDLNRARIRFSHVEDEARKDIPLDMYLILGIESSSSAADVKKAYRKAALRHHPDKASQLLVRTDNVDDALWRELADEVHRDADRLFKMIGEAYTILSDPSKRSQYDTEEEIRATLKKGYTMSSTPKTSSECYYSSQYERSSGGRQWRTYGSTKSFRK